One window of the Candidatus Chryseobacterium colombiense genome contains the following:
- a CDS encoding cysteine methyltransferase: MITNLQSRPNNVNLIKKELILEIELNGKMKFDHLLNIIYQQMGMCYKLLNADVEYINGNDFGSFQLYLNATSEDFQQLEFFLNKNKLLNTTVEYICRKYS, translated from the coding sequence ATGATAACAAATTTGCAATCACGGCCTAATAACGTAAACCTAATTAAGAAAGAGCTGATTCTAGAAATAGAATTGAACGGGAAAATGAAATTTGATCATTTACTCAATATTATCTATCAGCAAATGGGAATGTGTTATAAGCTTTTGAATGCAGATGTGGAATATATCAACGGAAATGATTTCGGATCATTTCAATTATATCTTAATGCCACTTCAGAAGATTTTCAGCAGCTTGAATTTTTCCTGAATAAAAATAAACTTTTGAATACTACTGTAGAATATATCTGCAGAAAGTACTCTTAG
- a CDS encoding YiiX/YebB-like N1pC/P60 family cysteine hydrolase, translated as MKRIIKNKFLTPALSFFILLFIAAGCAGIKTLGLKNGDLLFVTAKDSGLSGAINNVTQKEKNASFDHIGILEKVDGHYFVLHASPKRGSDKQKLKDFVEDQKKDGQDIFVYRLKPEYQNAIPDAIAKANSMLGKPYNFNYILNEDSYYCSDFIERIFRKDHIFTLEPMTFIDPQTGKTNEFWEKFYQKKNLKVPEGELGCNPNGLAGSPKIERIQQLK; from the coding sequence ATGAAAAGAATTATAAAAAATAAATTTCTTACCCCAGCTTTATCTTTTTTTATACTTCTGTTCATTGCTGCTGGATGCGCAGGAATTAAAACTTTGGGACTAAAAAACGGGGACTTGCTTTTTGTTACAGCAAAAGATTCGGGATTATCCGGAGCAATTAATAATGTAACGCAAAAGGAAAAAAATGCTTCTTTTGATCATATCGGGATTCTGGAAAAAGTTGATGGCCATTATTTTGTACTTCATGCATCTCCAAAAAGAGGTTCAGACAAACAGAAACTTAAAGATTTTGTAGAAGATCAAAAAAAAGACGGACAGGATATTTTTGTTTATAGATTAAAACCTGAATATCAAAATGCGATTCCTGATGCTATTGCTAAAGCAAATTCAATGTTGGGAAAACCCTATAATTTTAACTATATATTAAATGAAGATTCCTATTACTGTTCGGATTTTATAGAGCGGATTTTCAGGAAAGATCACATTTTCACCTTAGAGCCCATGACTTTTATTGATCCCCAAACCGGTAAAACCAATGAGTTCTGGGAAAAATTTTATCAGAAGAAAAATCTTAAAGTTCCTGAAGGAGAATTAGGGTGTAATCCAAATGGTTTAGCAGGATCGCCCAAAATAGAAAGAATACAACAACTTAAATAA
- a CDS encoding DUF1801 domain-containing protein: protein MQIPAISIDDYISKIPEERQEVFKKIFDAVNNNLPKGFSENISYGMIGWAVPLETYPPGYHCTPDTPLPFMSLASQKNFIALYHMGIYAKPELLNWFVEEFPKHSKRNLDMGKSCIRFKKVDDIPIELIAELSKKITVDEWIETYEKNYKK, encoded by the coding sequence ATGCAAATTCCTGCAATTTCAATAGATGATTATATCTCAAAGATTCCTGAAGAAAGGCAGGAAGTTTTTAAGAAGATTTTTGATGCAGTAAATAATAATCTGCCCAAAGGTTTTTCAGAAAATATCAGTTACGGAATGATTGGCTGGGCAGTTCCGCTGGAAACTTATCCTCCTGGCTATCATTGCACTCCTGATACGCCACTTCCTTTTATGAGTTTAGCTTCTCAGAAAAATTTTATTGCATTGTATCATATGGGAATATATGCAAAACCCGAATTGTTGAATTGGTTCGTGGAAGAATTTCCCAAACATTCAAAAAGAAACCTGGATATGGGTAAATCTTGTATCCGCTTTAAAAAAGTTGATGATATTCCCATTGAGCTTATTGCAGAGTTGAGTAAGAAAATAACTGTAGATGAATGGATCGAGACCTATGAAAAGAATTATAAAAAATAA
- a CDS encoding fibronectin type III domain-containing protein, with protein sequence MRKNQPALVLGALGLFASSFALAQNYQQMPVQSGFTADVVANGTGSSAVTTNNDVDGVSYAFVAKDFLLTSTSTPITYGLPVDGIINSIVTTTPGLSYQLASLSANNSLRLAAVNDTGTLTFTTPKAATKLYMLSTSGSGASTVSVTVNFSDGTNQQFTGISIADWYNGTNFAVQGFGRIKKPVGTPVAGDDVPSPEGGTNPRLYQNEFVINTANQTKLIQSVAVTKTAGTGLPNIFAFSADAYSTCAPPTLQAVGTITANSAAISWTAPTGSTPASYDIYYSTSSTIPSSTATPNFPGETGTSKVIPGLNPNTVYYYWVRSNCSTGTSQSAWSFGGTFKTACGAVTSMAENFDSYATGNIVPDCWVRNAGTGSMTISSTTPASGTRNIYQYVASTGTPSTVVLPEFSNINAGTNWLRLKARVSTATGTLKVGYVTNPTDASTFVLLQSLSLTNTTYTNSEYTVTVPNTVPANARLAIQNTADGKSYYWDDVYWEPLPSCFAPTVITSSNVASFSATIGWTAPATAPASGYDVYYSTSNVAPTSSTVLNSTNSTASTTTSAQLTTLASNATYYVWVRSSCSTTSKSTWTGPISFTTPSFCPTITAPVAGATGVSVTPSITWNAVAGAAGYKLTVGTTSGGTNILNNVDVGNVTTYPFTTSLAFNTKYYYTVNAYAGGQTSSSCTENNFTTACTSTGAPYLLDFESVTTPALPSCTYNLNAGTGNSWTTADPPTDCPGLSTKVLRYVYNSSNAANTWFFTQGLNLTAGTQYAISYKYGNNSTVFVEKLKVAFGTSATAAAMVNAIADYPSINDKTAHAVTVNFTVPTTGIYYFGFNAYSAADQYYLYVDDISINNANLATSEVVANKNDIQAYPNPFTDVLTISDIKNVKSVSIVDIAGRLIKNIESPSSTLHLGDLKQGVYLVVLNMNDGSKQTIKAIKK encoded by the coding sequence ATGAGAAAAAATCAACCAGCTCTTGTGCTTGGTGCATTAGGACTATTTGCCAGTTCTTTTGCTTTGGCACAAAACTATCAGCAAATGCCTGTCCAATCAGGTTTTACGGCGGATGTAGTTGCAAATGGAACAGGCTCCTCAGCTGTGACTACCAATAATGATGTAGACGGAGTTTCTTATGCTTTTGTAGCTAAAGATTTTCTGTTAACATCAACAAGTACACCGATTACTTACGGTCTTCCTGTTGATGGTATTATTAATTCAATAGTGACGACAACACCTGGATTGAGCTATCAATTAGCAAGCTTAAGTGCGAACAATTCCTTGAGATTAGCTGCGGTAAACGACACCGGAACTTTAACGTTTACAACACCAAAAGCGGCTACTAAGTTGTATATGCTTTCTACGAGTGGAAGTGGGGCGTCAACTGTTTCTGTTACTGTAAATTTTTCAGATGGCACAAATCAGCAGTTTACCGGCATCAGCATTGCCGACTGGTATAATGGAACTAATTTTGCTGTTCAAGGTTTTGGCAGAATTAAAAAACCTGTTGGAACTCCTGTTGCAGGTGATGATGTTCCGTCACCAGAAGGCGGGACTAATCCCAGATTATATCAGAATGAGTTTGTTATAAATACTGCTAATCAAACGAAGCTTATTCAAAGTGTTGCTGTGACAAAAACAGCAGGTACTGGACTGCCAAATATTTTTGCTTTTTCAGCAGATGCATATTCAACCTGTGCACCTCCAACATTGCAGGCAGTTGGTACAATTACGGCTAATTCTGCTGCAATTTCATGGACGGCTCCTACGGGATCTACTCCGGCAAGTTATGATATTTACTATAGCACCTCGAGTACAATTCCATCAAGTACTGCTACTCCGAATTTTCCGGGAGAAACAGGAACTTCTAAAGTTATTCCTGGCTTGAACCCAAATACGGTTTATTATTATTGGGTAAGATCGAATTGCAGTACGGGAACAAGCCAGAGTGCATGGTCTTTTGGCGGTACATTTAAAACAGCTTGCGGTGCTGTGACTTCTATGGCTGAAAATTTTGATTCTTATGCTACTGGAAATATTGTTCCCGATTGTTGGGTAAGAAATGCAGGTACGGGAAGTATGACCATTTCTTCAACTACTCCAGCTTCCGGAACAAGAAATATTTATCAATATGTTGCCTCAACGGGAACTCCAAGTACAGTTGTATTGCCGGAGTTTTCCAATATAAATGCCGGAACGAATTGGTTGAGATTAAAAGCGAGAGTAAGTACGGCTACCGGAACTTTAAAAGTGGGATATGTAACTAACCCTACAGATGCCTCTACCTTTGTTTTGTTACAGTCTCTAAGTTTAACTAATACAACCTACACCAATTCTGAATATACAGTAACAGTTCCTAATACCGTTCCTGCTAATGCAAGGTTAGCGATCCAGAATACAGCAGATGGTAAGTCATATTACTGGGATGATGTTTATTGGGAGCCATTGCCTTCTTGCTTTGCGCCAACAGTTATTACATCATCAAATGTAGCTTCGTTTTCGGCTACAATAGGCTGGACAGCTCCGGCAACAGCACCAGCAAGTGGATATGATGTATATTATAGTACATCTAATGTCGCTCCTACTTCAAGTACGGTTTTAAATAGTACAAATTCTACAGCTTCTACTACGACTTCTGCTCAATTAACAACATTAGCGTCTAATGCAACTTATTATGTTTGGGTGAGATCAAGTTGTAGTACGACAAGTAAAAGTACTTGGACAGGTCCAATTTCTTTTACCACTCCATCATTTTGCCCAACAATAACAGCTCCTGTAGCTGGAGCAACAGGGGTTTCTGTAACACCATCAATTACCTGGAATGCAGTTGCTGGAGCTGCGGGATATAAATTGACGGTAGGCACCACGTCAGGAGGAACAAATATTTTGAATAATGTAGATGTAGGAAATGTTACTACTTATCCGTTTACTACTTCTTTAGCATTTAATACAAAGTATTATTATACAGTTAATGCTTATGCTGGAGGGCAGACCTCATCATCTTGTACAGAAAATAATTTTACTACAGCATGTACAAGCACAGGCGCTCCTTATCTTTTAGATTTTGAAAGTGTAACAACACCTGCACTTCCTAGCTGCACATATAATTTGAATGCAGGAACAGGAAATAGCTGGACAACAGCGGATCCTCCTACGGATTGTCCAGGATTATCGACTAAAGTATTAAGATATGTTTATAACAGTTCAAATGCTGCTAATACTTGGTTCTTTACTCAAGGATTGAATTTAACAGCTGGAACCCAGTATGCAATTTCTTATAAGTATGGGAATAATTCGACTGTATTTGTAGAAAAGCTAAAAGTAGCCTTTGGTACTTCGGCAACCGCAGCTGCTATGGTTAATGCTATAGCTGACTATCCAAGTATTAATGATAAAACGGCTCATGCGGTGACTGTTAATTTTACAGTACCTACAACAGGAATTTATTATTTTGGGTTTAATGCTTATTCGGCTGCAGATCAATACTATTTATATGTTGATGATATTAGTATTAACAATGCGAATTTGGCGACATCTGAAGTTGTGGCAAATAAAAATGACATTCAGGCGTATCCAAATCCATTTACAGATGTATTGACTATTTCTGATATCAAAAATGTGAAATCTGTTTCTATTGTTGATATTGCAGGAAGATTAATTAAGAATATTGAAAGTCCTTCTTCTACTCTTCACTTAGGAGACTTGAAACAAGGGGTGTACTTGGTGGTTCTAAATATGAATGATGGTTCTAAACAGACTATAAAAGCAATTAAAAAATAA
- a CDS encoding pyridoxal phosphate-dependent aminotransferase produces MPNISNRAQQMPASPVRKLVPFALKAKQKGTKVYHLNIGQPDIETPETALNALKNIDLKVLEYALSEGNIEYRKALTEYYHSLDFTDLTPDNFIVTNGGSEALNFAISTLCDDGDEVIIPEPYYANYNGFTSTFNVHVVAVPSTIDTGFALPPIEEFEKKITEKTRAIVICNPGNPTGYLYTREELQKLAEIALKYDIVVISDEVYREYVYDGKQQISMLAFPELSENCIIIDSESKRYSMCGVRIGCMITRSKKIHDAAMLFAQARLSPVLLGQIAATAAHQNDGAYIRAVREEYTHRRNVLVDLLNAIPGVICPKPKGAFYCVAELPVDDSEKFAQWLLEKYSNNNETIMVAPAGGFYSDPELGKKQVRIAYVLKEQDLRRSAEILKDALQQYKLEFKL; encoded by the coding sequence ATGCCTAATATTTCAAACAGAGCACAACAGATGCCAGCTTCACCGGTAAGAAAACTGGTACCTTTTGCATTGAAAGCAAAACAAAAAGGAACTAAAGTATACCACCTCAATATCGGGCAACCGGATATTGAAACCCCAGAAACAGCACTGAATGCTTTAAAAAACATTGATTTAAAAGTATTGGAATATGCCCTTTCCGAAGGAAACATAGAATACAGAAAAGCTCTTACTGAATATTACCATTCTTTAGACTTCACAGATCTTACCCCTGATAATTTTATTGTGACTAACGGAGGCTCAGAAGCTTTAAATTTTGCCATTTCAACATTATGTGATGATGGAGACGAGGTAATCATTCCTGAGCCATACTATGCAAACTACAACGGATTTACAAGCACTTTTAATGTGCATGTAGTAGCAGTTCCGTCAACTATTGATACGGGATTTGCCCTTCCTCCGATTGAAGAATTTGAAAAGAAAATCACAGAAAAAACAAGAGCAATCGTTATCTGTAATCCGGGAAATCCGACAGGATACCTTTACACCCGTGAAGAATTGCAGAAATTGGCAGAAATTGCTTTAAAATATGATATTGTTGTTATTTCAGATGAAGTATACAGAGAATATGTATATGATGGAAAGCAACAGATTTCAATGCTTGCCTTCCCTGAACTAAGCGAAAACTGTATTATTATCGATTCAGAATCTAAGCGTTACTCTATGTGTGGCGTAAGAATTGGTTGTATGATCACCCGTTCTAAAAAAATTCACGATGCAGCCATGCTTTTTGCACAGGCAAGACTAAGCCCTGTTTTATTGGGACAAATTGCTGCAACTGCCGCTCACCAAAACGACGGAGCTTATATCAGAGCTGTAAGAGAAGAATATACTCACAGAAGAAATGTATTGGTAGATTTACTGAATGCCATTCCCGGAGTTATTTGCCCAAAACCAAAAGGAGCTTTCTATTGTGTCGCTGAACTTCCCGTGGATGACAGTGAAAAGTTTGCACAATGGCTATTAGAGAAATACTCCAATAACAACGAAACCATCATGGTTGCCCCTGCAGGAGGATTCTACAGCGATCCGGAATTGGGTAAAAAACAGGTCAGAATAGCTTATGTTCTTAAAGAACAGGATTTAAGAAGAAGCGCAGAAATCCTGAAAGACGCACTACAACAGTATAAATTAGAGTTCAAACTTTAA
- the murB gene encoding UDP-N-acetylmuramate dehydrogenase: MQENFSLKAYNTFGVEAKAKYFVEVTTVEELKEAIIFSNSQTPKIPILFLGGGSNILFTKDFDGLAIKLNLTGISEEVINENEVWVTAKAGENWHNFVMYCLDKNYGGLENLSLIPGNVGTSPMQNIGAYGTEIKDVFVNCKVLDLERLELTTFNLEECRFGYRDSIFKQEGKGRYVILEVTFKLTTKNHIIKTEYGAIKSELENLGIENPTIQDVSKAVINIRQSKLPDPKETGNAGSFFKNPTIPLAQFEALKERFENIQGYPSGNSVKVPAGWLIEQSGWKGKQIGNVASHKLQALVIINAKGNATGKEVFDFSTEIINSVKEKYGIELEREVNII, translated from the coding sequence ATGCAGGAAAATTTTTCATTAAAAGCTTACAATACTTTCGGAGTAGAAGCTAAAGCAAAATATTTCGTTGAAGTCACGACTGTAGAGGAATTAAAAGAAGCCATTATCTTCTCAAATTCTCAAACACCCAAAATTCCCATCCTGTTTCTTGGAGGCGGGAGCAATATTTTATTCACCAAAGACTTTGACGGACTTGCCATTAAGCTAAATCTGACAGGTATTTCAGAAGAAGTTATTAATGAAAATGAAGTATGGGTAACTGCTAAAGCAGGCGAAAACTGGCATAATTTCGTCATGTATTGTCTGGATAAAAACTATGGCGGCCTGGAAAACCTTTCTCTTATCCCCGGAAATGTAGGAACCTCTCCCATGCAAAATATCGGAGCCTACGGAACTGAAATAAAAGACGTTTTTGTAAACTGTAAAGTTTTGGATCTAGAGCGTCTGGAGCTTACAACATTCAATCTTGAAGAATGCAGATTTGGGTATAGAGATTCCATTTTTAAACAGGAGGGAAAAGGCAGATATGTGATTCTGGAAGTTACCTTTAAACTTACCACCAAAAATCATATCATTAAAACAGAATACGGAGCCATCAAATCTGAATTGGAAAATTTAGGCATTGAAAATCCGACAATCCAAGATGTTTCGAAAGCGGTGATCAATATCAGACAAAGTAAACTTCCGGACCCAAAAGAAACCGGAAATGCAGGAAGCTTTTTCAAAAACCCAACAATTCCTTTAGCCCAATTTGAAGCATTAAAAGAAAGGTTTGAAAATATCCAAGGTTATCCCAGTGGAAACTCCGTTAAAGTTCCGGCCGGATGGCTGATTGAGCAATCCGGATGGAAAGGAAAACAGATTGGCAATGTGGCATCTCACAAGCTTCAGGCATTAGTGATCATCAATGCAAAAGGAAATGCGACAGGGAAAGAAGTGTTTGATTTTTCTACCGAAATCATCAATTCTGTTAAAGAAAAATATGGAATTGAGCTGGAAAGAGAAGTGAATATTATTTAG
- the proC gene encoding pyrroline-5-carboxylate reductase — MKIAILGAGNMGLSFSKSFLKYELIKPENLHLITRNESKFSKISEEFPKSKISTFDEVKELDADLIIIAVKPQDFRHVAENFKFQLKENQMVLSIMAGIKIEKIQKLLHHPLVVRAMPNSPTLLGMGITGYTAAEGISFSQLINIERLLNSTGRSVYLENEELLDGVTALSGSGPAYFYYIVDAMIKAGVEMGIEENLSKLFVKQTMLGAYHLMNNSEKSLEELIQDVASKGGTTEAALKTFNENNCKEILKKGILNAEKRAKELNG; from the coding sequence ATGAAAATCGCCATTCTCGGAGCTGGAAACATGGGTTTATCTTTTTCAAAATCATTTCTGAAATATGAATTGATAAAGCCCGAAAACCTGCATTTAATTACAAGAAACGAATCCAAATTTTCTAAAATATCGGAAGAATTTCCAAAATCAAAAATCTCGACTTTTGATGAAGTGAAAGAATTGGATGCGGATTTAATTATCATCGCTGTAAAACCCCAGGATTTTCGACATGTAGCTGAAAATTTCAAGTTTCAGTTGAAAGAAAACCAGATGGTTTTATCGATCATGGCGGGAATCAAAATTGAAAAAATTCAAAAACTATTACATCACCCATTAGTAGTCAGAGCCATGCCGAACTCTCCTACTCTTTTAGGAATGGGGATTACGGGATATACAGCAGCAGAAGGAATTTCTTTCAGCCAATTAATCAATATCGAAAGATTATTAAACTCTACCGGAAGATCGGTTTATCTGGAAAATGAAGAATTACTGGATGGCGTTACAGCACTTTCGGGAAGCGGACCTGCCTATTTTTATTACATCGTTGATGCCATGATAAAAGCCGGAGTTGAAATGGGAATTGAGGAAAATCTTTCCAAGCTTTTTGTAAAACAAACCATGTTGGGAGCTTATCACCTGATGAATAATTCCGAAAAAAGTCTCGAAGAACTGATTCAGGATGTTGCCTCAAAAGGAGGAACCACAGAAGCGGCTTTAAAAACTTTCAACGAAAACAATTGTAAAGAAATTCTGAAAAAAGGAATTCTGAATGCAGAAAAGCGAGCCAAGGAACTGAACGGATGA
- a CDS encoding VanZ family protein produces the protein MEDNLLTIEPIFSTINFIKGCISWKDIVIIVVGNVVMFIPFGFLGWIFPQLTELKSLLFTFISAITIVEATQYFTRMGIFEVDDIILNTFGVFLGFLMRRLMEKKYTYWVT, from the coding sequence ATGGAGGATAATTTACTGACCATCGAGCCGATATTTTCTACGATAAATTTTATTAAAGGCTGTATCTCCTGGAAAGATATAGTAATCATCGTTGTCGGAAATGTTGTAATGTTTATTCCTTTCGGCTTTCTTGGCTGGATTTTTCCACAGCTTACAGAATTAAAAAGTCTTCTTTTTACTTTTATTTCGGCTATTACGATTGTTGAGGCCACTCAGTATTTTACAAGAATGGGTATTTTTGAAGTAGATGATATTATTTTGAATACGTTTGGAGTGTTTCTAGGTTTCTTAATGAGAAGGTTGATGGAAAAGAAATATACATATTGGGTTACGTGA
- the lnt gene encoding apolipoprotein N-acyltransferase, with product MKYVLLTLISAMLLSISWPTYGVPFFIFFALVPLLMMEHGVSKFSDYQRKSWVVFGLSYLCFIIWNIVTTGWLYGSKNPDGSHSLMAVVFPVLVNSLLYSLVFQCYHWYKNAQGTYWGLAFFVAIWMSFEKFHLNWELTWPWLNLGNSFSEYPKLVQWYDTLGATGGSFWILLVNVLLFYTIRTWEAGRKRKDLIKNSFIVAALIIIPMIISLIKYNSFNEKPIGTVNVLMLQPDLDPYAEKYSKDSLTIEQDLLNLAEKNTKGKIDYYIAPETALPGRGSISETAFEKSIILNNLKEFLAKHPGSVFSTGISSHKFYTSSKDLPTEAYQINQGLWVESFNSAIQVIPNHKVEVYHKGKLVPGVEIFPYMNYLKPLLGDAMINLGGTVASLGSDKERVAFSNPYNKGKIAPIICYESIYGEFVTDYVKKGANFLGIMTNDSWWGVSEGHKQLLSYAKLRAIETRREIARAANSGISAHINAKGEIVEDTFYGDQTALFAKINLYDQQTFYIKAGDLLTRFSIFALGFLLFYFLIKRFQKKINKQQA from the coding sequence ATGAAATACGTTTTACTTACGCTCATTTCAGCGATGCTTTTGTCCATTTCGTGGCCGACTTATGGAGTTCCGTTTTTTATATTTTTTGCACTGGTTCCTCTTTTAATGATGGAACACGGTGTTTCTAAATTTTCAGATTACCAAAGAAAAAGCTGGGTTGTTTTCGGACTTTCCTACTTATGCTTTATCATTTGGAATATTGTGACGACAGGCTGGTTGTATGGATCAAAAAATCCTGACGGAAGCCATTCTTTAATGGCGGTTGTATTTCCGGTTTTAGTTAATTCATTACTGTATTCATTAGTCTTCCAATGTTATCACTGGTACAAAAACGCACAAGGAACGTATTGGGGATTGGCATTTTTTGTAGCCATCTGGATGAGCTTTGAAAAATTCCATTTGAACTGGGAATTAACCTGGCCTTGGCTGAATCTTGGAAATTCATTTTCAGAATATCCGAAATTAGTACAATGGTATGATACACTAGGCGCTACAGGCGGAAGTTTCTGGATCTTACTGGTCAATGTTTTATTGTTTTATACCATAAGAACCTGGGAAGCCGGAAGAAAGAGAAAAGATCTGATTAAAAACTCTTTTATTGTTGCTGCTTTAATCATCATCCCGATGATTATTTCACTAATAAAATACAATAGCTTTAATGAAAAGCCAATCGGAACCGTTAATGTTCTAATGCTTCAGCCAGATCTTGATCCGTACGCAGAGAAATATTCAAAAGACAGTTTAACAATCGAACAGGATCTTTTAAATCTAGCCGAGAAAAATACAAAAGGAAAAATTGATTATTATATTGCTCCCGAAACCGCACTTCCCGGGAGAGGTTCCATTTCCGAAACTGCCTTTGAAAAAAGCATTATTTTAAATAATCTTAAAGAATTCCTTGCCAAACATCCCGGTTCTGTTTTTTCAACCGGAATTTCATCTCATAAATTTTACACCAGTTCCAAAGACCTTCCTACTGAAGCCTACCAAATCAATCAGGGACTTTGGGTGGAAAGTTTTAACTCAGCAATACAGGTTATACCCAATCATAAGGTAGAAGTTTACCACAAAGGCAAATTAGTTCCCGGAGTGGAAATTTTCCCTTATATGAACTATTTAAAGCCCCTTCTTGGCGATGCCATGATTAATCTGGGAGGAACTGTTGCTTCTTTAGGTTCGGATAAAGAAAGAGTTGCCTTTTCCAACCCTTACAACAAAGGTAAAATCGCTCCTATCATTTGCTACGAAAGCATCTATGGAGAATTTGTAACAGATTATGTAAAAAAAGGAGCCAACTTTCTGGGTATCATGACCAATGATTCCTGGTGGGGAGTTTCAGAAGGACATAAACAACTTCTTTCCTATGCTAAATTAAGAGCGATAGAAACCCGAAGAGAAATTGCACGCGCAGCAAACAGTGGGATTTCGGCTCATATCAATGCCAAAGGTGAAATTGTAGAAGATACTTTTTATGGAGACCAAACAGCTTTATTTGCCAAAATAAACTTATATGACCAACAAACGTTTTATATAAAAGCTGGAGATCTGTTAACAAGGTTCTCTATCTTTGCTTTAGGATTTTTATTATTTTATTTCCTGATAAAAAGGTTTCAGAAAAAGATCAATAAACAACAGGCTTAA
- the rpmB gene encoding 50S ribosomal protein L28, producing the protein MSRICQITGKRAMVGNNVSHANNKTKRRFEINLLEKKFYLPEQDKHVTLKVSAHGLRVINKIGIEEAIERATRNGLIKKN; encoded by the coding sequence ATGTCAAGAATTTGCCAAATAACAGGAAAGCGTGCAATGGTTGGTAACAACGTTTCTCACGCTAATAACAAAACGAAGCGTCGTTTTGAAATTAACTTATTGGAGAAGAAGTTTTACCTTCCGGAGCAAGATAAGCACGTAACACTGAAAGTATCAGCTCATGGATTGAGAGTGATTAACAAGATTGGAATCGAGGAAGCTATTGAAAGAGCTACTAGAAACGGATTGATTAAAAAGAATTAA
- the rpmG gene encoding 50S ribosomal protein L33: MAKKGNRVQVILECTEHKESGVAGMSRYITTKNKKNTTERLELKKYNPVLKKVTVHKEIK; this comes from the coding sequence ATGGCAAAAAAGGGAAATAGAGTTCAAGTAATCCTTGAATGTACAGAGCATAAAGAAAGCGGAGTAGCAGGAATGTCTAGATACATCACTACTAAAAACAAAAAGAACACTACAGAAAGATTGGAGCTTAAGAAGTACAATCCGGTTCTTAAGAAAGTTACCGTTCACAAAGAAATTAAGTAA
- a CDS encoding DUF4295 family protein: protein MAKKVVATLQTGSKKMTKVVKMVKSSKSGAYVFEEKVMNADEVDGYLKK, encoded by the coding sequence ATGGCAAAGAAAGTAGTAGCAACCCTACAAACTGGGTCTAAAAAAATGACTAAAGTTGTGAAAATGGTTAAGTCATCTAAGTCAGGTGCTTACGTTTTCGAAGAAAAAGTAATGAATGCAGACGAGGTAGACGGTTATTTGAAAAAATAA